Proteins from one Belonocnema kinseyi isolate 2016_QV_RU_SX_M_011 chromosome 8, B_treatae_v1, whole genome shotgun sequence genomic window:
- the LOC117178192 gene encoding transcription elongation factor SPT4, translating into MSMETVPKSLRGLRACMGCSLIKTVDQFELDGCENCPHLKMKNDRDAVQECTSTNFDGMVAAMCPEDSWVCKWQRINRFCKGVYALSVSGRLRPNYIKDMKSRGIPYKPRDTSQR; encoded by the exons ATGTCTATGGAGACCGTGCCAAAAAGCCTCAGAGGTCTGAGAGCATGCATGGGGTGTTCGTTGATAAAG ACTGTGGATCAATTCGAGTTAGATGGATGTGAAAATTGTCctcatttaaaaatgaagaacgATCGGGACGCCGTTCAGGAGTGTACGAGCACCAATTTTGATGG AATGGTAGCAGCCATGTGTCCAGAAGACAGTTGGGTTTGCAAATGGCAAAGAATTA ATCGTTTTTGTAAAGGCGTTTACGCCCTTTCAGTCTCAGGAAGATTGCGTCCAAATTATATAAAAGACATGAAGAGCAGAGGCATTCCTTACAAACCACGTGACACCAGTCAGCGATAA